The Nitrospira sp. region CACATCGTGCACCACCTGATCGTAGGCCCGCTGGAGAAAGGTCGCATACATGACAACAACCGGCTTTAAGCCCTGCGTCGCAAGCCCCGCAGCAAACGTCACCGCATGCTGCTCGGCGATGCCGACGTCATAGAGACGATCTGGAAATTCCTTTTCAAATGCCGTCAGCCCCGTCCCTTCACACATCGCCGCCGTGATGGCCACAACGCGCTTGTCCTCACGGGCCAACTTGACCAAGGCGTCCATCGCAATCGCCGTGTATGAAGGACGTGCGGCTTTCTTAGCCGGTGCGCCAGTCGACCGAACGAACGGTGGACAGGCATGGAACCAGACCGGATTCTTCACGGCCGGTTCGTAGCCAAGCCCCTTCTTCGTAATGACATGAAGGAGGACCGGTCCCTTCATCTTCAGCACATTCTCGATCGTCGGAAGGAGATGCTCAAAGTTGTGGCCGTCGATGGGACCACTGTATTGGAACCCAAGTTCTTCAAAGAGCAATCCGGGAAGAATCACGCCTTTCGCGAGCTCTTCGGCTCGGCGGGCGAGCTTCTGCATGTCGGAGCCGATGTGAGGAATCTTCCCCAATAGCTGACCAGTCTCTTCACGCATCTTCCCATAGAACTCGCCGGTAATGGTTCGACTCAGATAGGCAGAAATGGCTCCGACATTTTTCGAGATCGACATTTGATTGTCGTTCAAAATCACGAGAAAATCTTTTCCGAGCCCTCCGGCATGATGCAGCCCTTCAAGCGTCATCCCCGCCGTCATAGCGCCGTCACCGACGACACAGACAACCTTGTTCCTTTGTTTTAACTGCTCTCTAGCTTCGACCATGCCAAAGGCAGCAGACACACCGGTCCCCGCATGCCCAGCGTTGAAGGTATCGTACTCACTCTCTTCCCGCTTACAAAATCCACTTAATCCACCGTACTGGCGAAGCGTATGAAACTGTTCACGTCGACCAGTGAGGAGTTTGTGGGTGTATGACTGATTGCTGGTGTCCCAAACAATCTTGTCGGTCGGTGTATCGAGTAGGTATTGCAACGCAACTGTGAGTTCGACGACGCCTAAATTTGAGGCCAGGTGTCCGCCCACATTGGAGACCGCCCCGATAATCTGTTCACGAATCTCCTGGCATAACGCTGGAAACTTGTCCGGAGACAACCGCTTCAGATCAGCAGGACTATGGATCGTCTTCAGTAGGGACATAGATGGTCTCCTTCGTTCGCTGCCCCATCGGCAGCAGTCCTACGCACAGGACCAATAGACACCTGTGTGTCCATGTGCTAAATTTGAGCGGATTTTCACACATGAACCTTATGAAGTCAAGCACTTATGAAATGTGCCTTGGCGAGCGTCCTCTCTTCTAGACCTTGATATACATGAACTGGACTGTCCTATGTTGGTACGGACACCGGATGGTGCCGGTTAGTACGGAAAGTCGAGCCCAGCAAAAATAGCTCCCCCTTCTTTACTGAACCCATAATCGATCCGCCCCACAACATTGGGCCGGATGATTCCTCGAAATCCGATTCCTGGGGTAATGCGGTAGTCTTTGAAACTCACATTCTTAAATGAGTTAAAGACTTGTCCGGTATCGATGAACGGTGCGATCTCAAAATCCGCCATGACCCCGGCCAGACGCGTTCGTACGATATGAATCCGCTCTTCAATACTGAACGCAATCAGCTGCTTATCAATGTACCGATCAAAACCAAAACCGCGCAGATTATTCTGTCCGCCCAACGAGCTCTGCTCATAAAATGGAACATCCGTGCCAAGCGTGGCTTGCAGATCGCCGCGAATCACCAAAATCGCTCGTTTTGATTCACTCGCAAACATCTTTTTGATCTCGAGACCATACCGAGAATACAGAGGGTCGGCTCCATTTTTAAAGTTATAGTTCAGTTCGGCGTACGCCGTAATCGCCATCCCATCTGTGGGAGTCACTAAATTGTTCCGCGTGTCATAATGAAAACTGATCCGCTGGCCGAGAATCGTTGCCCCTCCCACACCTGGGGCATCGGGAAACAGATCTCCGGAAAAGGGAAGTTCCGTGGCGCCCTGTTGAATCGATTGCATGTGCCGCAACCGCTGACTGACCGCGATTTGCGTGACCTCGTTCGCATAGACACCGAATTTCCAGTTCAACCTCGTCTCAGAGGCCGTGTAGTTGGTCTCTTGCCCCTCTACCGTGGTTGGACCAAGCCCGAAAAAACGCACGGTGGCATTCTTGAAATGCATGGCACTGAACCCAATGCTATACCGACCATTACTGAAACCAGGGTCGACATAGCTCAGCAAGAATTTCCGCTCGATTATTTCCGTCCAGGACGCAATACCTCGAAGCTCCTTTCCACCCGGCTCATAACGGAACAGATTGACGGTTCCACGGGTGCCCACGATCGAATTGTAGACCACCATCGGCGCAACTAAATACTTGAGATCCCCGTCCGGTCCCGTGATCAGGGCCGGCACAATCATTCCGATGTCATTGCCGTCGTTTTTACTGGAACTGACGGCGGGGATCGGAAAATACTTTACTTCCGCCCCAGCGCGGTCGGAGAAAATAGGGAAGAGGCTCCACAACAGCAGAAAAACAATCCAAAAGACAAGGCTACGCATACACGTACTCATGATTCCGCAAACGACGTTATGGCGCCTTGAGCTTGTCGGATTTTTTGCGGAGCTGATCGACGAGATCTGAATAAGAAGAGGCACGAAGAATCTTCGTAAACTGCCCGCGATAGTTGTTCACCAGACTGACTCCGTCCACGACGACGTCATAGACCCGCCAATCATCTGCCTTATTGACCAAGCGATAGTCAAGCGGGATCTCCGTCTTTCCCGAAAGCACTTTGGTCCTGACTTCCGCGTACTCTTTCTCCGTTCGTTCATTGAGATACTGCACGCCTTCGCCAGAATAGGTTTCGACCTTGTCCGCGTACGAATTAGTCAGCAGCGTCTGAAAGAGATCGACAAATTCCTGTTTTTGCTGATCAGTCAGCTGGTTCCAGGGAGCTCCAAGCGCCCGTCTGGACATTTCCGTATAGTCAAATCGAGCCGACACCACCTTCTCAAGTAGGTGTCGCCGTTCCTCTGACTTCGCCGGCTGCTTAAGTTCCTTTTCCTTTACAATACGAAGCACTTCATCGATCGTCGATTTCATGGAATCGGTAGGAGGCCCAGCATACCCTGGTACCGCCACCACTCCGATGCAGATGACCATCATAAGCACCGTGAACCACGAGCTGCGGCCTCTCCACTTAGTCCACGTATTTCCGATCGCTATCATCGCGCCCCTCTCTCCGCCACCAATTATATATTTATGTTCGTCTTTCCCGCCACACCCAACAGACAGAGTCTGGTTAGTTGACCTTACCATGAACGTATTGACTCACCAACTCCTCCAAGTCGAGGCCTGATTCCGTATCACGAATGGCATCTCCCGGTTTCAGAGGGTCTCCCCCTCCTCCCGGCGAGAGCGCAAGGTATTTTTCACCGATGATCCCTCTAGTTTTAATCGAGGCAATAGTATCGGAATAGAGCTTCGTCCCATTTTGAACCGCCAGCCTCACCATCGCCCGGTCCTCTTTCAGTCTGATTGCCTTGACTCGGCCAACCTCAACGCCGGCAACCTCCACAGCCGCCCCGGACTTCAGCCCTGTGGCTGAATTGAACAGCGCATCCACTTCGTAGACATCTCCCCCGATGAGTTCCAACTTGCCAAGTTTTATCGAGAGATAGCCCAGACAGACAATCCCAACCAGCACAAACACACCGACAATCAGCTCCAATCTGCTTTTCTCCATTATGGCACTCCTCTAGCCCGCAGACACCACCTTGGTGAGCGGCATCGTCCCGCCAACTGAAATGAATTCTCTGATTTCAGGATCAGACGTCCGTTGAAATTCTGCCGGCTCTGCCATCACGGCTATTTTCCCATGTTTCAACATCGCAATATAATCTGAAATCCCAAATATCTCTGGAATCTCATGGCTCACCATCACGGCGGTAAACCCAAACTTCCGCTGCATGCTTGTAATCAGATCATGGATTGACTTGGCCATGAGCGGATCGAGCCCCGTCGTCGGTTCGTCGAAGAGGATAATCTCCGGTTGCATCACCAACGCACGGGCTAGACCTGCACGTTTCCGCATCCCTCCGCTCAATTCCGCTGGAAACTTGTGTCCCATTCCAGCCAAACCTACCTGTTCCAGCTTTTCATCGACACGGCTGGCCACATCCGGCCCTTTCATTCGAAGTCGTTCTCGGAGTGGAAAGGCCACGTTTTCGAAAACCGTCAGTGAATCGAACAGCGCCGCGCCCTGAAACAACATCGCGAACCGTTTGCGCACTTCATTGAGTGCATGGCCGCGGAGCCGAGAAATCTCGACTCCATCGACCCACACTTCTCCAGAGTCAGGCTGGAGCAAGCCGATCATGTGCTTGAGCAACACGCTCTTGCCTTCCCCACTGCGTCCAATGATCGTCGTGAGTTTCCCTTCTGGTACGTCAAGGTCGATACCTCGCAGCACCGGTTGTCCTCCCAACATCTTTGTCACACCGACGAGCTTCAGCATGGTTACATAAACAATGATGTCAGGAAATAGTCCCAGATGAGAATCAAGACCGACGACAACACGACCGCCTCTGTCGTGGCGGTGCCGAGCCCCTCGGCACTCATCTTGGTGTAAAAG contains the following coding sequences:
- the dxs gene encoding 1-deoxy-D-xylulose-5-phosphate synthase; protein product: MSLLKTIHSPADLKRLSPDKFPALCQEIREQIIGAVSNVGGHLASNLGVVELTVALQYLLDTPTDKIVWDTSNQSYTHKLLTGRREQFHTLRQYGGLSGFCKREESEYDTFNAGHAGTGVSAAFGMVEAREQLKQRNKVVCVVGDGAMTAGMTLEGLHHAGGLGKDFLVILNDNQMSISKNVGAISAYLSRTITGEFYGKMREETGQLLGKIPHIGSDMQKLARRAEELAKGVILPGLLFEELGFQYSGPIDGHNFEHLLPTIENVLKMKGPVLLHVITKKGLGYEPAVKNPVWFHACPPFVRSTGAPAKKAARPSYTAIAMDALVKLAREDKRVVAITAAMCEGTGLTAFEKEFPDRLYDVGIAEQHAVTFAAGLATQGLKPVVVMYATFLQRAYDQVVHDVATQNLPVVFCIDRGGLVAEDGTTHHGAFDYAYMRHVPNMVVMAPKDENELQHMMKTCVQHEGPISVRYPRGVSLGVTMDAAAQALPIGKGELIKDGTDVAIIAIGVSVWQAHQAAERLSKEGVSTAVVNARFAKPLDHELITDVAKRVRYVVTVEEGCRMGGFGSAVLETLSEAGISDVKTKVLGLPDWYIEQGPQDLLRERYGLTAEGIYQSVKEVIGKAPSVKSSLTGSALVGHPHGDEQGS
- a CDS encoding ABC transporter substrate-binding protein, giving the protein MIAIGNTWTKWRGRSSWFTVLMMVICIGVVAVPGYAGPPTDSMKSTIDEVLRIVKEKELKQPAKSEERRHLLEKVVSARFDYTEMSRRALGAPWNQLTDQQKQEFVDLFQTLLTNSYADKVETYSGEGVQYLNERTEKEYAEVRTKVLSGKTEIPLDYRLVNKADDWRVYDVVVDGVSLVNNYRGQFTKILRASSYSDLVDQLRKKSDKLKAP
- the mlaD gene encoding outer membrane lipid asymmetry maintenance protein MlaD; protein product: MEKSRLELIVGVFVLVGIVCLGYLSIKLGKLELIGGDVYEVDALFNSATGLKSGAAVEVAGVEVGRVKAIRLKEDRAMVRLAVQNGTKLYSDTIASIKTRGIIGEKYLALSPGGGGDPLKPGDAIRDTESGLDLEELVSQYVHGKVN
- a CDS encoding ATP-binding cassette domain-containing protein; translated protein: MLKLVGVTKMLGGQPVLRGIDLDVPEGKLTTIIGRSGEGKSVLLKHMIGLLQPDSGEVWVDGVEISRLRGHALNEVRKRFAMLFQGAALFDSLTVFENVAFPLRERLRMKGPDVASRVDEKLEQVGLAGMGHKFPAELSGGMRKRAGLARALVMQPEIILFDEPTTGLDPLMAKSIHDLITSMQRKFGFTAVMVSHEIPEIFGISDYIAMLKHGKIAVMAEPAEFQRTSDPEIREFISVGGTMPLTKVVSAG